A window from Candidatus Hydrogenedentota bacterium encodes these proteins:
- a CDS encoding aldo/keto reductase, whose product MQYRMLGSSGIEASVVAVGTWVTGGGQMWNGVDDAESVRALETALDHGVNFIDTAPAYGWGHSEEMVGRVVRGRRDKVVVATKCGMWWEDARGSFHFNLDGKDTYISLRPDTIAVEVENSLRRLGTDYIDLYQPHWPAKEPEATPIEDTMACLLKLKDEGKIRAIGVSNVSLDQLRAHCACGDVASDQFRYSILYRAPEADILPFCAENSLATLTYMSLEQGLLTGKVGMDRVFDPNEFRSNEDWNPWFKQVNRRRVLDMLAGWADLTEKYACSLAQLVIAWTAAQPGATHVLCGMRTAEQAAQNARAGALLLEPADAGRMRSDAISLGDPE is encoded by the coding sequence ATGCAATACAGGATGCTGGGCAGTTCCGGGATAGAGGCGTCGGTGGTGGCGGTGGGCACCTGGGTGACGGGCGGCGGCCAGATGTGGAACGGGGTGGACGACGCGGAGTCCGTGCGCGCCCTCGAGACGGCGCTGGACCACGGGGTGAACTTCATAGACACGGCGCCGGCCTATGGCTGGGGGCACAGCGAGGAGATGGTGGGCCGGGTGGTCCGGGGCCGCCGCGACAAGGTGGTCGTGGCGACGAAATGCGGCATGTGGTGGGAGGACGCGCGCGGCTCGTTCCACTTCAACCTGGACGGCAAGGACACCTACATCAGTCTGCGGCCCGACACCATCGCGGTGGAGGTGGAGAATAGCCTGCGCCGCCTGGGCACGGACTATATTGACCTTTACCAGCCGCACTGGCCCGCGAAGGAGCCGGAGGCCACGCCCATCGAGGACACCATGGCGTGCCTGCTCAAGCTGAAGGACGAGGGGAAAATCCGGGCCATCGGCGTGTCCAATGTCTCCCTGGACCAGTTGCGGGCGCACTGCGCCTGCGGCGATGTGGCCAGCGACCAGTTCCGCTACTCGATTCTGTACCGCGCGCCCGAGGCGGACATCCTGCCGTTCTGCGCGGAGAACAGCCTGGCGACCCTGACCTACATGTCCCTGGAGCAGGGCCTGCTCACGGGGAAGGTGGGCATGGACCGGGTTTTCGACCCGAACGAGTTCCGCAGCAACGAGGACTGGAACCCCTGGTTCAAGCAGGTGAACCGGCGCCGGGTGCTGGACATGCTGGCGGGCTGGGCGGACCTGACGGAGAAGTACGCGTGCAGCCTGGCGCAGTTGGTCATCGCCTGGACGGCGGCGCAGCCGGGGGCCACCCATGTGCTGTGCGGCATGCGCACGGCGGAGCAGGCCGCGCAGAACGCCCGGGCGGGGGCGCTGCTCCTTGAGCCCGCGGATGCGGGGCGGATGCGCAGCGACGCCATTTCCCTGGGCGACCCCGAATAG
- a CDS encoding sulfatase-like hydrolase/transferase, translating into MIVPLHIVSVALAGGLTGLWVRRMLAALGWLSGFESGILLVAAVAAGYIAAQLGFMALICLLKPTRSPAPLLCDMPAQLAALALVPWLLGVSIPWPAAILHKVEPLLFLGAFGAVHAFLKLVVFFAAMQARPSGRAGALGWAGGAAAALLLAAGAQQGFARSSADLGAVAAGDPAWTRSGHTWAKAREIREGIGLSILDGVEGRGDLVLLAAPPEGETGGPDSAFVTVAVEAAPGPSSGNGSVLPVHTHVIPLDRDGWTELRLPEALLPEKIAAVEVAWSSKPNPEWMRRIGLRPPPGTGHRMQLAGPWRAVSGAGAGAPSIVLLAAEGVGAENTSLLGYSRETTPRLREWGNGAMVFEQAYTPAPDAAAACMTLLTGLHPLRHGYLNGRTGELPPGISTLAERLRGAGYHTAAFTEGRGADGEDLTVDTAFSRGFMEFNDHFPMEAGTPEPGSAAPPKPRPGSARITLDRAAEWAEEHKNGAFFLFVRLRELRTPMRLARYGEGFLGRGRTPSPMDIYDTALLDVDRHIGVFLDRIGAVSDARGVVVALASPYGFDFTEPERGSWRRGAAGRTSLHESSLRVPLLFRLPGQPGRSRQTPASLADVLPTLAARAGLAPPKGLDGADLLLQGDFRDLISVQGSPAALSVRSGRWRFTWQSGLDPFTLELLGDERVVEFVDIHQYRNRQAAQNYLAREPELAREFRRQLEAFLRAHAQVREGGAGKE; encoded by the coding sequence GTGATAGTACCCCTGCACATAGTCAGTGTGGCCCTTGCGGGCGGGCTGACCGGCCTGTGGGTCCGGCGGATGCTGGCGGCCCTGGGCTGGCTGTCCGGATTTGAGTCGGGCATCCTGCTGGTGGCGGCCGTGGCGGCGGGCTACATCGCCGCGCAGTTGGGGTTCATGGCCTTGATCTGCCTGCTGAAACCGACCCGGTCGCCCGCGCCGCTGCTGTGCGACATGCCCGCGCAGCTTGCCGCCCTGGCGCTGGTGCCGTGGCTGCTCGGCGTGTCCATCCCCTGGCCCGCGGCCATTCTGCACAAGGTGGAGCCCCTGCTCTTTCTGGGCGCATTCGGCGCGGTCCACGCCTTCCTGAAACTGGTGGTGTTTTTCGCGGCCATGCAGGCGCGGCCCTCGGGGCGCGCCGGGGCGCTGGGCTGGGCCGGGGGCGCGGCGGCGGCGCTGCTGCTGGCGGCGGGCGCGCAGCAGGGCTTTGCGCGCAGCTCGGCGGACCTGGGCGCGGTGGCGGCGGGGGACCCGGCATGGACCCGTTCGGGGCACACCTGGGCGAAGGCCCGGGAAATCCGCGAGGGAATCGGCCTGAGCATTCTGGACGGGGTGGAGGGCCGCGGCGACTTGGTGCTGCTTGCGGCGCCGCCGGAGGGGGAGACAGGCGGCCCCGATTCGGCCTTTGTCACCGTGGCCGTGGAGGCCGCGCCCGGCCCGTCCTCGGGCAACGGGTCCGTTCTTCCCGTGCACACCCATGTGATACCGCTTGACCGGGACGGCTGGACGGAACTGCGCCTGCCGGAGGCGCTGCTGCCGGAGAAAATCGCGGCGGTCGAGGTGGCCTGGTCGTCCAAGCCGAATCCCGAGTGGATGCGGCGCATCGGCCTGCGCCCGCCGCCGGGCACGGGGCACAGAATGCAACTGGCGGGACCCTGGCGCGCGGTTTCCGGCGCGGGGGCGGGCGCGCCGTCCATCGTGCTGCTTGCCGCCGAGGGGGTGGGCGCGGAGAACACCAGCCTTTTGGGCTATTCCCGCGAGACCACGCCGCGCCTGCGGGAGTGGGGGAACGGCGCCATGGTTTTCGAACAGGCCTACACGCCCGCGCCGGACGCGGCGGCGGCCTGCATGACCCTGCTCACGGGGCTGCACCCCCTGCGCCATGGATACCTGAACGGGCGGACGGGGGAACTGCCGCCGGGGATTTCCACCCTGGCCGAGCGCCTGCGCGGCGCGGGATACCACACCGCCGCCTTCACCGAGGGGCGCGGCGCGGACGGGGAAGACCTGACGGTGGACACGGCCTTCTCGCGGGGGTTCATGGAGTTCAACGACCATTTCCCCATGGAGGCGGGCACCCCGGAACCGGGCAGCGCCGCCCCGCCGAAACCGAGGCCCGGCAGCGCGCGCATCACCCTGGACCGGGCCGCGGAATGGGCCGAGGAACACAAGAACGGCGCCTTTTTCCTGTTTGTGCGGCTGCGCGAACTGCGCACGCCCATGCGGCTGGCCCGCTATGGGGAGGGCTTTCTGGGCCGGGGGCGGACCCCCTCGCCCATGGACATTTACGACACGGCCCTGCTGGATGTGGACCGGCACATCGGCGTCTTTCTGGACCGCATCGGGGCCGTTTCCGACGCGCGGGGGGTGGTCGTGGCCCTCGCCTCGCCCTATGGCTTTGACTTCACCGAGCCGGAGCGGGGTTCCTGGCGGCGGGGCGCGGCGGGCCGGACCTCGCTCCACGAGTCCTCCCTGCGGGTGCCCCTGCTCTTCCGGCTGCCCGGCCAGCCGGGGCGTTCACGGCAGACCCCCGCATCCCTTGCGGACGTGCTGCCCACCCTGGCCGCCCGCGCGGGGCTGGCCCCGCCCAAGGGACTGGACGGCGCCGACCTGCTTCTGCAGGGGGATTTCCGGGACCTCATCTCCGTGCAGGGCAGTCCTGCGGCCCTGTCCGTCCGTTCCGGGCGCTGGCGGTTCACCTGGCAGTCCGGACTGGACCCGTTCACTCTGGAACTCCTTGGGGATGAACGGGTTGTGGAGTTTGTGGACATCCACCAGTACCGGAACCGCCAGGCCGCGCAGAACTATCTGGCCCGCGAACCCGAGCTGGCCCGAGAATTCCGGCGCCAGTTGGAGGCGTTTCTTCGCGCCCACGCGCAGGTCCGGGAGGGGGGCGCGGGCAAAGAATAA